CGCCTGTGCTGGGGATGGTACTGGGAACCGGTGTCAGTGCGCTGGGCATGTGGGTCGCTTGGTATGAGTCTGTGGTTGCTATGGTGATTGGGTTGTTGCTGATCAGCTCGGGGTCGTTTTTTACCCATTCATTGGCTTATGGCTGGGTCAGTCAAAGAGCCAAAAATGCCAAGGCAACAGCAACGGCGCTTTACTTGGTTCATTACTATGCCGGTGGCAGCTTGGGGGGCTTCTATCTGATTGGTTGTTGGCAGTATTTTGGCTGGACCGGGGTGATTGCGGGAGGCTCTCTGCTTTATGCCTTGCTGGCAGGACTATGTTACCGGCTACATGCCGGAACAGAGGGAAGCGCCGATGCCCCATTACCCTCTGAGCCCCGCTAGGCTTTATTTCAGCCAGAGAAACCTAAGTTGCTTTGCTGTTTGATTATTTGTATTTGAATTGCCCGACCATAGCATCTAACTGAGCAGCCATATCCGCTACACCTTGGCTGCTAGCGCTGGCTTGGCCGACGGCTGTTGCCGTATTGGTGGCCAGCTCAGCAATACGGTGGATGTTTTGATCGATTTCTGCTGACACCGCCGCCTGTTGCTCGGACGCCGAGGCGATCTGCAGGCTCCGATCCGAAATGTCGGTAATGGCCTCAACGATAAGATCGGCTGCTTCTTTCGCTTGTTGGGTGTGTGCCACGGTTTCACCGGCCAATGTTTGGCTGTGCTGCATCGCAGATACACTCTGGCTGACAGTGTTGAGCAGCTGTTCGATGGTTTGCTCAATTTCTTGGGTCGAGCTATGGGTACGCTGGGCCAGTTGCCGGACTTCGTCTGCCACGACGGCAAACCCTCGGCCGTGCTCTCCTGCTCGGGCAGCTTCGATCGCTGCATTGAGGGCCAGCAGGTTGGTTTGATCGGTAATGTCCCTGATCACCGAGGTCACCTTGTTGATATTTTGACTTTGTGTCTCCAGCGTCAGGATCTGTTGTTGCGCGGCCTCAATTTCGTGGGCGAGCGCATGGATGGAAGCTGCCGCCTGCTGGCTGATTTCCAAACTTCTCACCGCATTTTCCTGCCCGTGTTGTGCGGCCGCCGCCGTATCATTGATATTGCCGGCTATTTCGCTGCTGGTAGCCAGCAGTTCATTGACTGAAGTGGCAACGTTGGCGGATTCCCCCTGTTGCTGTTCGGCATTGGCCAAGCTGCCAGAGGTGGCAGATTGAGACTCGTTGGCTGACAGGGAGAGCTGTTTGGCGATCTCGGCAATATTGCTGATGATGACTTGCAGTTTTCCGGTAAACCGATCAAAAGAGCGGCTTAGTTGCGCCAATTCATCATCGCCGCTGTCATTCATTCGCGCAGTCAGGTCACCGTCACCTTGGGCGATGTCTTCCATCATATGGTTAACCGCATTGAGTCGCTGGCTGATGGTACGGCTGATCACTAACAGTACCAGTGTCATGACAAGGGTAATGGCGCCGCCCCCGAGTAGGAGGATCGTTTTTTCCTGAGACTGCATGTCATTTATTGCCTTGATGATCGTTTGTTCAAGGTGTTCAATATGGCTTTCAACCTCATGGATATTAGCCCGTAGTTCGCCATAAAGCCCCTCAGAATAGGTGAGGCCAATATCGGTATGGCCTTGTACCAACTCGTCAAACATCATTTGATAGATAATAAGACTTCTTCTTAATGTTTTTTGCTCCGC
This Photobacterium gaetbulicola Gung47 DNA region includes the following protein-coding sequences:
- a CDS encoding methyl-accepting chemotaxis protein (COG0840) — encoded protein: MQTHLFTTIKAKLYLTSLFLIGAMVAFGILETLSFMKLDNLQHAAQETAHSNADLQALRRYEKDFLARLDESYIEKFNQKQISLNARLEQVKTLLAQYSDENNSEFEQVMASLDSYATQFNLIADQTILLGLTPSDGLRGNIRSAANETEELLLVSGNEKLYRLLLTLRRNEKDFLITKDPNHVAAFNNNLDTLFSTLSNSELSTAEQKTLRRSLIIYQMMFDELVQGHTDIGLTYSEGLYGELRANIHEVESHIEHLEQTIIKAINDMQSQEKTILLLGGGAITLVMTLVLLVISRTISQRLNAVNHMMEDIAQGDGDLTARMNDSGDDELAQLSRSFDRFTGKLQVIISNIAEIAKQLSLSANESQSATSGSLANAEQQQGESANVATSVNELLATSSEIAGNINDTAAAAQHGQENAVRSLEISQQAAASIHALAHEIEAAQQQILTLETQSQNINKVTSVIRDITDQTNLLALNAAIEAARAGEHGRGFAVVADEVRQLAQRTHSSTQEIEQTIEQLLNTVSQSVSAMQHSQTLAGETVAHTQQAKEAADLIVEAITDISDRSLQIASASEQQAAVSAEIDQNIHRIAELATNTATAVGQASASSQGVADMAAQLDAMVGQFKYK